The sequence below is a genomic window from Polyangiaceae bacterium.
ATCCGCTACCACGGCTTCATGAGCGACCCCATGAGCAGCCTGAGCGACGCCCCCTATTTCGTGGCCCAGCTCCGCGCGGAATACCGCTGGGGCTTCTGACAGATATTGTCGCTACGGCGCGGAACCACGCGGCCACCCGGACGTCGCGTTCGCGCCGGGGTTCGCGCCGGACCAACAATAATCGTCAGAACATCCAGCCGACGCTGAGCTCGCCGTAGGGCTCCATGTCGGCGAGCTTGTTCGTGTCGTCGTTGAGGCTGTTGGTGAGCTGGGTGCGGCTCTGGGCAGGGAACGCGGCGTCGCTGCTCACGTCGGCGCCGGCCAGGTCGTTCAAGTGGAAGAGCAGGCCCAGCATGATGGCGACGCGCAGGCCCGGCTCGGGGCCTTTGGGACGAAAGCCGTAGCCGAGCCCCAGGTGGGCGATGAACGGGTTCGCAGTGCGATCGTAGGTGTAGGAAGCGCCCGCGGCATCTGCGTCGGCGGAGATGTCGTAGTGGGTGAAGCCGATGCCGAGATCCGCAATGGGTGAGTGCACGCGGAACGGCCAGATGCGCGCGCGAAGCGGGATCGTCAGGGACCAGTAGCTGCCATCGGCGTCGGCGGCGGTGCTCTCTCCGCTGGCATCTCCCAAGCCCAGACCTACTCCGATGGACAGCTCGAGCCAATCCAGGCACGGCTGTACGGCGCCCGCGACGTTGACCCAGGAGTTGGGGCCCAGCGCGCCCAGGCGCGGACCGACCAACCACCGGCACTTCTTCTCCTCTGCGACGGGTGCGGGCTTCTCCGGTTCCGGAGCGGGTTCGGCGGCGGGTTCGGGGGGCGGCTCCGGGATGGTGTCGCCGCCTTCGGTCACGCGGAACACCACGCGACGGTTCTTGGCCCAGGGTCCCTCGCAGGGCGTGGTGTCCTCGGGCTCCTTGTCGTCACACTCCGCGGGTTCCGGAACTTGCGGCTCGTCCTCTCCCTTGCCCACGGAGGTGACGCGGTCTTCGGAGATGCCGTTGTCGAGCAGCCAGGCCCGGACGCTCGCGGCGCGACGATCCGAGAGCTTGCGGTTGTAGGCGTCGGAGCCGCGAGAGTCCGTGTGCCCTTCCACGGAGATCTTCACGTTCGGGTTGGCCTCGAGGAACTTCTTGAACTCGCCGAGGGTCTTCTTGGTGTCGTCGTCCGAGCGGATCTCCGCGCGGTTGTACTCGAAGTTGATGACGCCCTCGTAGTCGAGCTTGCCCTGCGCGTAGACGATGCCCCGCTTGGGCGTCGCTTCTTCCTCTGCCGGCTTGTCCGTCGTGAGGGAGGCATCGCCTTCGAGCTTGCTCTCACCGCCGGTCTTGGCTTCGCCGGAAGCACTGGCCGAAAATTGGCAGCCCGTCGCACCGAGCACGAGAGCCACACCCACCGCGCGCATCCAAACGTCCCTCATGGCGACCAGGGTAGCCTACGGGTGTGTGGAGAAAACCCTCCCTCGCGCTTGGAAAATGACGGCGGTCGTGCCTACCCTGAGCCCATGCGCTCGCTCGCCGTGGTCCCGCTGACGTTGGCCTTGGGCTGTGGAGGTGCGGCGCAAAAGCCGTGTCCCGAGCTACCACCTACACCGGAGCCCCCGGCGGCGGCACCCGCGGAACCGACCCCTTCGGTCGCGGAGCCGGAAGCCAAGAGCACGCCCGCGCCCTTCACGGGCACCTTCACCGTTTCGACCATGAGCGACGGCAAGTCCAACGTCGTGATGGCGGACTTCGTCAAGAAGAACGGCGCCGTGGATGGTGGAATGACCT
It includes:
- a CDS encoding OmpA family protein — encoded protein: MRDVWMRAVGVALVLGATGCQFSASASGEAKTGGESKLEGDASLTTDKPAEEEATPKRGIVYAQGKLDYEGVINFEYNRAEIRSDDDTKKTLGEFKKFLEANPNVKISVEGHTDSRGSDAYNRKLSDRRAASVRAWLLDNGISEDRVTSVGKGEDEPQVPEPAECDDKEPEDTTPCEGPWAKNRRVVFRVTEGGDTIPEPPPEPAAEPAPEPEKPAPVAEEKKCRWLVGPRLGALGPNSWVNVAGAVQPCLDWLELSIGVGLGLGDASGESTAADADGSYWSLTIPLRARIWPFRVHSPIADLGIGFTHYDISADADAAGASYTYDRTANPFIAHLGLGYGFRPKGPEPGLRVAIMLGLLFHLNDLAGADVSSDAAFPAQSRTQLTNSLNDDTNKLADMEPYGELSVGWMF